In Streptomyces sp. NBC_01707, a genomic segment contains:
- a CDS encoding aldehyde dehydrogenase, which yields MTELVEHGKLFIGGELVDPLGQDVIEVISPHTEQVIGRVPHACEADVDRAVDAARRAFDEGPWPRASLDERIEVITRIKDAFAVRYEEIARVISSENGTPYSSSVMVQALAAMMVWDAAITVARTFPYEERRDGVLGPLLVRREPVGVVAAVVPWNVPQFTAAAKLAPALLAGCTTVLKVSPESPLDAYILAEIAAEAGLPEGVLSILPADREVSEYLVGHPGVDKVSFTGSVAAGRRVMEVASRNLTRVTLELGGKSAAVILPDADLGAAVAGIVPFAWMINGQACVAQTRILVPHSRYDEIAEAFAAAAGALKVGDPLDPATELGPLVARRQQQRSLDYIRIGQEEGAKILTGGGRPASQERGWYVEPTLFGSVDNSMRIAREEIFGPVICLLPYGDEAEAVKIANDSEYGLSGSVWTADTERGIDIARRVRTGTYSVNTFSLDMLGPFGGYKNSGLGREFGPEGYGEYFEHKMIHLPAGYQPAQPGPQEA from the coding sequence ATGACCGAGCTTGTCGAACACGGAAAACTGTTCATCGGCGGGGAGTTGGTCGATCCGCTCGGCCAGGACGTCATCGAGGTGATATCGCCCCACACCGAGCAGGTCATCGGCCGGGTGCCGCATGCCTGTGAGGCGGACGTGGACCGCGCTGTCGACGCCGCCCGCCGGGCCTTCGACGAAGGGCCCTGGCCCCGGGCCTCCCTCGACGAGCGGATCGAGGTGATCACGCGGATCAAGGACGCGTTCGCCGTGCGGTACGAGGAGATCGCCCGCGTCATCAGTTCCGAGAACGGAACCCCGTACAGCTCCAGTGTGATGGTGCAGGCACTCGCCGCGATGATGGTGTGGGACGCGGCGATCACCGTCGCCCGTACCTTCCCGTACGAGGAACGGCGCGACGGCGTCCTCGGGCCGCTGCTGGTGCGCCGGGAGCCGGTCGGCGTCGTCGCGGCCGTCGTGCCGTGGAACGTCCCGCAGTTCACCGCCGCCGCCAAACTGGCGCCCGCGCTGCTGGCCGGCTGCACGACCGTCCTCAAGGTCTCGCCCGAATCGCCCCTTGACGCCTACATCCTGGCCGAGATCGCCGCCGAGGCCGGGCTCCCCGAGGGCGTGCTGTCGATCCTCCCGGCGGACCGCGAGGTCAGTGAGTACCTCGTCGGGCATCCGGGCGTCGACAAGGTGTCGTTCACCGGCTCCGTCGCGGCCGGCCGCCGGGTGATGGAGGTCGCTTCGCGCAACCTCACCCGGGTCACCCTGGAACTGGGCGGCAAGTCCGCCGCCGTCATCCTCCCGGACGCCGATCTCGGCGCGGCCGTCGCGGGCATCGTCCCGTTCGCCTGGATGATCAACGGCCAGGCGTGCGTCGCCCAGACCCGCATTCTCGTCCCGCACTCCCGCTACGACGAGATCGCCGAGGCGTTCGCCGCCGCGGCGGGCGCGCTGAAGGTCGGCGACCCGCTCGACCCCGCCACCGAGCTCGGCCCGCTGGTCGCGCGGCGTCAGCAGCAGCGCTCCCTCGACTACATCCGGATCGGCCAGGAGGAAGGCGCCAAGATCCTTACGGGCGGCGGCCGTCCGGCCTCCCAGGAGCGTGGCTGGTACGTCGAGCCGACCCTCTTCGGATCCGTCGACAACTCCATGCGCATCGCCCGCGAGGAGATCTTCGGCCCGGTCATCTGCCTGCTGCCGTACGGCGACGAGGCGGAGGCGGTGAAGATCGCCAACGACTCGGAGTACGGGCTCAGCGGCAGCGTCTGGACCGCCGACACCGAGCGCGGCATCGACATCGCCCGCCGGGTCAGAACCGGCACGTACAGCGTCAACACGTTCAGTCTCGACATGCTCGGTCCGTTCGGCGGCTACAAGAACTCCGGTCTGGGACGGGAGTTCGGCCCCGAGGGGTACGGCGAGTACTTCGAGCACAAGATGATCCATCTGCCCGCCGGGTACCAGCCGGCGCAGCCCGGACCGCAGGAGGCGTGA
- a CDS encoding ferredoxin produces MGDRWHVEVDRSVCIGSGMCVNHAPDGFRLDSARQSHPDVPETDANEQVLAAAEGCPVEAITLTLLDSGEVVFPPED; encoded by the coding sequence ATGGGGGACCGCTGGCACGTGGAGGTCGACCGGAGCGTCTGCATCGGCTCCGGGATGTGCGTGAACCACGCCCCGGACGGCTTCCGGCTGGACTCCGCCCGGCAGTCGCACCCGGACGTCCCGGAGACGGACGCCAACGAGCAGGTGCTCGCGGCCGCGGAGGGGTGTCCCGTCGAGGCGATCACGCTGACGCTGCTCGACTCCGGCGAGGTGGTGTTCCCGCCGGAGGACTGA
- a CDS encoding ECF transporter S component, with amino-acid sequence MSGRRSRPVRLGPRAIAALLLVSAIGVVSIGWPLLADADSGLAHSQDAPWLFAALLPLLVGVVVATIADSGLDAKAVAMLGVLAAVGAALRPLGAGTAGLEPMFFLMVLSGRVLGPGFGFVLGSVTMFASALLTGGVGPWMPFQMLSMGWFTMGAGLLPAPDRLRGRAELLMLAAYGGAAAFAYGTVMNLYGWTIVPGLGSGISFHPGDPLPENLVRFFAYCLATSLGWDLGRAVLTMALTLTIGSTLLKALRRATRRASFEAQVTFDGPEGVKAPTGP; translated from the coding sequence ATGAGCGGCCGCCGAAGCCGCCCCGTACGACTGGGCCCCCGCGCGATCGCCGCACTCCTCCTCGTCAGCGCGATCGGCGTCGTCTCCATCGGCTGGCCGCTGCTCGCGGACGCGGACTCCGGTCTCGCCCACTCCCAGGACGCACCGTGGCTGTTCGCCGCACTGCTTCCGCTCCTGGTCGGTGTGGTCGTCGCCACCATCGCGGACTCCGGCCTGGACGCGAAGGCGGTGGCGATGCTGGGTGTGCTCGCCGCCGTCGGCGCCGCACTGCGTCCGCTCGGCGCCGGTACGGCGGGCCTGGAGCCGATGTTCTTCCTGATGGTGCTGAGCGGCCGGGTGCTGGGCCCAGGCTTCGGCTTCGTGCTCGGCTCGGTGACCATGTTCGCGTCCGCCCTGCTCACCGGCGGGGTGGGCCCATGGATGCCGTTCCAGATGCTGTCGATGGGCTGGTTCACGATGGGCGCCGGCCTGCTGCCGGCCCCGGACCGGCTGCGCGGGCGGGCCGAGCTGCTGATGCTGGCGGCGTACGGCGGTGCGGCGGCGTTCGCGTACGGCACGGTGATGAACCTGTACGGCTGGACGATCGTGCCGGGCCTCGGCTCGGGCATCTCGTTCCACCCCGGTGACCCGCTGCCCGAGAATCTGGTCCGGTTCTTCGCGTACTGCCTGGCCACCTCACTCGGCTGGGACCTGGGCCGGGCCGTGCTGACCATGGCACTGACCCTCACCATCGGCTCCACGCTGCTGAAGGCGCTGCGAAGGGCCACGCGCCGCGCATCCTTCGAGGCCCAGGTCACATTCGACGGTCCCGAAGGCGTGAAGGCGCCCACAGGACCTTAG
- a CDS encoding energy-coupling factor transporter transmembrane component T: MTVSAGPARPVPALRAPEATRSNAVPAGAWWLWALGLATAASRTSNPLLLGLLVGVAGYVVAVRRTDAPWARSYGAFIRIGLFVVGVRLLFSVFLGSPIPGTHPVLTLPEVPLPDWAQGVRIGGRVTAEQLLFALYDGAKLATLLICIGAANSLANPARLLKSLPGALYEAGIAVVVAMTFAPNMVADVVRLRTARRLRGRPAGGIKAVLQIGLPVLEGALERSVAVAASMDARGYGRTAQVPRAVRHTTNVLTLGGLLGVCAGTYALLASQGAVYGLPLLFAGLVAAMAGLRLGGARSVRTRYRPDRWGARAWLVAGSGAVVAAAMIWAGSADTEALHPGVVPLAAPVFPLWPAAAVLIGLLPAVVAPAPPVVAAANSEESQ, encoded by the coding sequence ATGACCGTCTCCGCCGGCCCGGCCCGGCCGGTCCCTGCCCTGCGCGCCCCCGAGGCGACCCGCAGCAACGCCGTGCCCGCCGGGGCCTGGTGGCTGTGGGCGCTCGGGCTGGCCACCGCCGCCTCCCGGACCAGCAATCCACTGCTGCTCGGGCTGCTCGTGGGGGTGGCCGGCTACGTCGTGGCGGTACGCCGGACCGATGCGCCGTGGGCCCGTTCGTACGGGGCGTTCATCAGGATCGGGCTGTTCGTCGTCGGCGTGCGGCTGCTCTTCTCCGTGTTTCTCGGTTCGCCGATCCCCGGTACGCACCCGGTCCTCACCCTGCCCGAAGTCCCGCTGCCCGACTGGGCGCAGGGCGTGAGGATCGGCGGCCGGGTCACCGCCGAACAGCTGCTCTTCGCGCTGTACGACGGGGCGAAGCTCGCCACCCTGCTGATCTGCATCGGCGCGGCGAACTCGCTCGCCAACCCGGCCCGGCTGCTGAAGTCGCTGCCGGGCGCACTGTACGAGGCGGGCATCGCGGTCGTCGTCGCGATGACGTTCGCACCGAACATGGTCGCCGATGTGGTGCGGCTGCGCACCGCACGACGGTTGCGGGGCCGCCCTGCCGGTGGCATCAAGGCCGTCCTGCAGATCGGACTGCCGGTGCTGGAAGGTGCGCTGGAGCGGTCGGTGGCGGTGGCGGCGTCGATGGACGCACGCGGATACGGGCGTACGGCACAGGTGCCGCGCGCCGTCCGGCACACCACGAACGTCCTCACGCTCGGCGGGCTGCTGGGCGTCTGCGCCGGTACGTACGCTCTGCTGGCCTCGCAGGGTGCGGTGTACGGGCTGCCGCTGCTGTTCGCCGGGCTCGTCGCCGCGATGGCCGGGCTCCGGCTCGGCGGTGCCCGCTCGGTCCGCACCCGCTACCGGCCCGACCGGTGGGGGGCGAGGGCCTGGCTGGTGGCCGGGTCGGGTGCGGTGGTCGCGGCGGCGATGATCTGGGCGGGCAGCGCCGACACGGAGGCGCTGCACCCCGGAGTCGTACCGCTGGCGGCGCCGGTGTTCCCGCTGTGGCCCGCGGCGGCGGTGCTGATCGGGCTGTTGCCCGCGGTGGTGGCGCCCGCGCCGCCCGTTGTGGCCGCCGCGAACTCCGAGGAGAGCCAGTGA
- a CDS encoding prenyltransferase/squalene oxidase repeat-containing protein produces the protein MTVRRTAATLAATATVLCAAAAPAAVAAPSPSPTPSVALPSGLYGTKDPTYDGVWRQSLAFIAQRLEGVTPAAAAVDWLVAQQCDSGAYASYRADAGKPCDAKTMTDTNATAAAVQALAEVGGHGDAADNGVAWLKSVQNEDGGWGYNPGSPSDANSTSIVIGALAKRGERLGDVTTKGGRTPYDALLALAIPCGGKDGGAFAYQPDKAGKLVANADATAAGVLGSMGKGLAAWNNSASEDKAPTCHKGAVVKPEQAAQNGAHYLAGALAKTGHLNQPPMPGTTDTTEQPDFGNTADAVVALAAAGHQDKAADALGWLKKNAAPWAAENGPAAYAQLVVAAHTTGADARDFGGVDLVERLSATGPKPAAVHTPSPASSDYAAQDGTSDDAGLGVWWLVGIGLAAGAGVGFLISSRRKTPQL, from the coding sequence ATGACCGTTCGCCGCACCGCAGCAACGCTCGCCGCCACCGCCACCGTGCTCTGTGCGGCCGCTGCCCCGGCCGCGGTGGCGGCGCCGTCGCCGTCGCCCACCCCGTCCGTCGCACTGCCGTCCGGGCTGTACGGCACCAAGGACCCGACGTACGACGGGGTCTGGAGGCAGTCGCTGGCCTTCATCGCCCAGCGGCTCGAAGGGGTCACCCCCGCGGCCGCGGCCGTCGACTGGCTGGTCGCCCAGCAGTGCGACAGCGGCGCCTACGCCTCGTACCGCGCCGATGCCGGAAAGCCGTGCGACGCGAAGACCATGACGGACACCAACGCCACCGCCGCCGCGGTCCAGGCACTCGCCGAGGTCGGCGGACACGGCGACGCCGCCGACAACGGGGTCGCCTGGCTGAAGTCCGTGCAGAACGAGGACGGCGGCTGGGGTTACAACCCGGGCTCGCCCAGCGACGCCAACTCCACCTCGATCGTGATCGGCGCCCTGGCCAAGCGGGGCGAGCGGCTCGGCGATGTGACGACCAAGGGCGGCAGGACGCCGTACGACGCGCTGCTCGCGCTGGCGATCCCGTGCGGCGGCAAGGACGGCGGCGCGTTCGCGTACCAGCCCGACAAGGCCGGCAAGCTCGTCGCCAACGCGGACGCCACCGCGGCCGGTGTGCTCGGTTCCATGGGCAAGGGGCTGGCCGCCTGGAACAATTCCGCGTCCGAGGACAAGGCGCCCACCTGCCACAAGGGCGCCGTCGTCAAGCCCGAGCAGGCCGCCCAGAACGGTGCCCACTATCTCGCGGGTGCCCTCGCGAAGACCGGCCACCTGAACCAGCCCCCGATGCCGGGCACCACCGACACCACCGAGCAGCCCGACTTCGGCAACACCGCGGACGCGGTCGTCGCCCTGGCCGCCGCAGGCCACCAGGACAAGGCGGCCGACGCGCTCGGCTGGCTGAAGAAGAACGCCGCGCCCTGGGCGGCCGAGAACGGCCCCGCCGCCTACGCCCAGTTGGTCGTGGCCGCCCACACGACCGGTGCCGATGCCCGCGACTTCGGCGGTGTCGACCTCGTCGAGCGGCTGAGCGCGACCGGACCGAAGCCGGCCGCCGTCCACACACCCTCGCCGGCCAGCAGCGACTACGCGGCACAGGACGGCACCAGCGACGACGCCGGGCTCGGCGTGTGGTGGCTCGTCGGTATCGGTCTCGCCGCCGGTGCCGGCGTCGGCTTCCTCATCAGCAGCCGCCGGAAGACCCCGCAGCTGTGA
- a CDS encoding SCO2322 family protein — protein sequence MLLVLGAVLTVLGAGTAHAAGYRYWSFWEGKGTNWAYATQGPSLVRPDDGAVQGFRFSVSEDSQDSAKPRRAPEFATICADTPAKDGTKRIALVIDPGTAADAPDGETPPAPRTACAQVAEDASAAEALASVAKPLRYSSEALLCAISGYPASGCGDQVSGTGHADGTSQAPASPSASARPGSGRGGPSAGVLAGVAAVLLLGVAAVVQARRRRG from the coding sequence CTGCTGCTCGTTCTCGGCGCCGTCCTGACCGTGCTCGGCGCCGGCACCGCGCACGCGGCCGGCTACCGCTACTGGTCGTTCTGGGAGGGCAAGGGGACGAACTGGGCGTACGCCACCCAGGGCCCGTCGCTGGTCCGGCCCGACGACGGTGCGGTGCAGGGCTTCCGGTTCTCGGTGAGCGAGGACTCCCAGGACTCGGCGAAGCCGCGCCGCGCCCCCGAATTCGCGACGATCTGTGCGGACACCCCCGCCAAGGACGGCACCAAGCGGATCGCGCTCGTCATCGACCCCGGCACGGCCGCGGACGCACCTGACGGGGAGACGCCACCGGCGCCGCGTACCGCATGCGCGCAGGTCGCCGAGGACGCGAGCGCCGCGGAGGCCCTCGCTTCCGTGGCCAAGCCGCTGCGCTACAGCAGCGAGGCGCTGCTCTGCGCGATCTCCGGCTATCCGGCCTCGGGCTGCGGTGACCAGGTCTCCGGCACTGGGCACGCCGACGGTACGTCGCAGGCGCCCGCGAGCCCGTCCGCCTCGGCCCGCCCGGGGAGCGGCCGCGGCGGTCCGTCCGCCGGGGTGCTCGCCGGTGTCGCCGCCGTCCTTCTGCTCGGCGTCGCCGCGGTCGTGCAGGCCCGCCGCCGCCGAGGATGA
- a CDS encoding ABC transporter ATP-binding protein has protein sequence MIRFEQVSVQYEGAARPTLSGVDLTVPEGELVLLVGPSGVGKSTLLGAVSGLVPHFTGGTLRGRVMVDGRDTRTHKPRELADLVGTVGQDPLSHFVTDTVEDELAYGMESLGLAPDVMRRRVEETLDLLGLAGLRDRPIATLSGGQQQRVAIGSVLTPHPKVLVLDEPTSALDPAAAEEVLAVLQRLVHDLGTTVLMAEHRLERVVQYADQVVLLPSPGAAPVMGAPADIMAVSPVHPPVVALGRLAGWDPLPLSVRDARRRATDLRERLATAEPPPPAPSAPAAPTPLPAAAPVRRGLFGRLRTPAPRPAPEAAVEAIARVEGLGVRRGRVEALRRVTLSVAPGETVALMGRNGAGKSTLLAALVGLVGPTTGTVLVGGRAPHRTHPRDMVRRVGLVPQEPRDLLYADTVAAECAAADTDAGAAAGSCRALVSELLPDVPDDTHPRDLSEGQRLALALAVVLTARPPLLLLDEPTRGLDYAAKARLIRVLRGLAAEGHAIVLATHDVELAAELAHRVVILADGEIVADGPTRQVVVSSPAFAPQTAKILAPQEWLTVTQVRGSLEAGA, from the coding sequence GTGATCCGGTTCGAGCAGGTGTCGGTGCAGTACGAGGGGGCGGCGCGCCCGACCCTGTCCGGGGTCGATCTGACCGTCCCCGAGGGCGAGTTGGTGCTGCTCGTCGGCCCGTCGGGGGTCGGCAAGTCGACGCTGCTGGGCGCCGTCTCCGGTCTCGTACCGCACTTCACGGGCGGCACACTGCGCGGCAGGGTGATGGTCGACGGCCGTGACACCCGTACCCACAAACCACGCGAACTCGCCGATCTGGTCGGCACGGTGGGACAGGACCCGCTCTCCCACTTCGTCACCGACACCGTCGAGGACGAGCTGGCGTACGGCATGGAGTCGCTGGGACTCGCCCCCGACGTGATGCGCCGGCGGGTAGAGGAGACCCTCGACCTGCTGGGCCTCGCCGGGCTGCGCGACCGGCCGATCGCCACGCTCTCCGGCGGCCAGCAGCAGCGGGTCGCGATCGGTTCGGTGCTGACCCCGCACCCCAAGGTCCTGGTCCTCGACGAACCGACGTCCGCGCTGGACCCGGCGGCGGCCGAGGAGGTCCTCGCGGTGCTCCAGCGGCTGGTGCACGATCTGGGGACGACGGTCCTGATGGCGGAGCACCGCCTGGAACGCGTCGTCCAGTACGCGGACCAGGTCGTCCTGCTGCCGTCGCCCGGTGCCGCACCGGTGATGGGCGCCCCCGCCGACATCATGGCGGTCTCCCCGGTCCACCCGCCGGTGGTGGCCCTGGGCCGGCTGGCGGGCTGGGACCCGCTGCCGCTGTCGGTACGCGACGCACGGCGCCGTGCGACGGATCTGCGGGAGCGACTGGCCACGGCCGAACCGCCGCCGCCCGCTCCGTCGGCGCCCGCCGCCCCGACGCCGCTGCCCGCGGCCGCTCCCGTCCGCCGTGGTCTGTTCGGGCGGCTGCGCACACCCGCCCCCCGGCCCGCTCCCGAAGCTGCGGTGGAGGCGATCGCCCGGGTCGAGGGCCTGGGGGTACGGCGCGGGCGCGTCGAGGCACTGCGCCGGGTGACGCTCTCCGTCGCACCGGGCGAGACCGTCGCCCTGATGGGCCGCAACGGCGCGGGCAAGTCCACGCTGCTCGCCGCCCTCGTCGGCCTGGTCGGGCCCACCACGGGCACGGTCCTCGTCGGCGGCCGGGCCCCGCACCGCACGCATCCGCGCGACATGGTGCGCCGGGTCGGGCTCGTACCGCAGGAACCGCGCGATCTGCTGTACGCGGACACGGTCGCCGCCGAGTGCGCGGCGGCCGACACCGACGCGGGCGCGGCGGCGGGCAGCTGCCGGGCCCTGGTCTCCGAGCTGCTTCCCGACGTACCGGACGACACCCACCCCCGCGATCTCTCCGAGGGGCAGCGGCTCGCCCTGGCGCTGGCCGTCGTGCTGACCGCACGGCCCCCGCTCCTGCTGCTGGACGAGCCGACGCGCGGTCTGGACTACGCCGCGAAGGCCCGGCTCATACGGGTGCTGCGGGGTTTGGCGGCCGAGGGCCATGCGATCGTCCTGGCCACGCACGACGTGGAGCTCGCCGCCGAGCTGGCCCACCGGGTGGTGATCCTCGCGGACGGGGAGATCGTCGCGGACGGCCCGACCCGGCAGGTGGTGGTCTCGTCACCGGCGTTCGCGCCGCAGACCGCGAAGATCCTCGCCCCGCAGGAGTGGCTGACCGTGACGCAGGTGCGCGGGTCGCTGGAGGCAGGCGCATGA
- a CDS encoding PHB depolymerase family esterase — MRPSILRRLLRRVASTAVLGVVAATLSTVGAAQPAAAAGGLQQVTGFGTNPGNLQMYEYAPADLPAGAPLVIALHGCTQTANDYYTNSGWPKYADLWKFAVVFPQTTSANNALSCFGWFDPAEDTRGKGEAASIVQMVEHAKQQYGSDGRRVYVTGLSAGGGMTADLLAAYPDVFAGGSVASGLPAQCATSQAAASGCQTGPQKLTPAQWGAKVRAGYPGYTGPWPRVAIWQGTSDYTVYPANATALRDQWTDVWGIGQTPSSTDTLPGNTTRSVYNDASGNPAVETYSISGMGHGLAVSPGSGTDRCGSTAAYFLNSICSSYYTGVFWGLDQGAPGGGENPLPAPSGLTVTGVTGTGASLSWSAVTGASSYAVYRNGTEVGRPTSTAFTDTGLSAGTAYRYTVAAVDGSGAVGTVSAAVTATTTGGTGGGACYTATNYAQVAAGRAHTTGGYVYANGSEQNMGLYNVFVTHTLRESPAGYFVIADTGCTA, encoded by the coding sequence GTGCGCCCATCGATCCTGCGACGCCTGCTACGGCGCGTCGCGTCCACGGCCGTCCTCGGCGTCGTCGCGGCGACGCTGAGCACCGTGGGTGCCGCGCAGCCCGCCGCTGCCGCCGGCGGCCTGCAGCAGGTCACCGGCTTCGGCACGAACCCCGGCAACCTGCAGATGTACGAGTACGCCCCCGCCGATCTGCCCGCGGGCGCGCCTCTGGTGATCGCCCTGCACGGCTGTACGCAGACGGCCAACGACTACTACACCAACTCGGGCTGGCCGAAATACGCCGACCTGTGGAAGTTCGCCGTGGTCTTCCCGCAGACCACGTCCGCCAACAACGCGCTCTCCTGCTTCGGCTGGTTCGATCCGGCCGAGGACACCCGGGGCAAGGGCGAAGCCGCCTCCATCGTGCAGATGGTGGAGCACGCTAAGCAGCAGTACGGCTCCGACGGGCGGCGGGTGTACGTCACCGGACTGTCGGCGGGCGGCGGGATGACCGCAGACCTGCTGGCCGCGTACCCGGACGTGTTCGCGGGCGGTTCCGTGGCGTCCGGCCTGCCCGCGCAGTGCGCCACCAGCCAGGCCGCCGCCTCCGGCTGTCAGACGGGCCCGCAGAAGCTGACCCCCGCCCAGTGGGGCGCCAAGGTCCGCGCCGGTTACCCCGGCTACACCGGCCCATGGCCGCGGGTCGCCATCTGGCAGGGCACGTCCGACTACACGGTGTACCCGGCCAACGCCACCGCGCTGCGGGACCAGTGGACCGATGTGTGGGGCATCGGCCAGACCCCGTCGAGCACCGACACCCTTCCCGGCAACACCACCCGCAGCGTCTACAACGACGCCTCCGGGAACCCCGCGGTGGAGACGTACTCCATCTCCGGCATGGGCCACGGCCTGGCCGTCTCCCCCGGCTCGGGGACCGATCGGTGCGGGTCCACGGCCGCGTACTTCCTGAACTCGATCTGCTCGTCGTACTACACCGGCGTCTTCTGGGGGCTGGACCAGGGCGCACCCGGCGGCGGCGAGAACCCGCTCCCGGCCCCCTCCGGTCTGACGGTCACCGGTGTCACGGGCACCGGTGCCTCGCTGTCCTGGAGCGCGGTGACGGGAGCCTCCTCGTACGCCGTCTACCGCAACGGCACCGAGGTCGGCCGGCCCACGTCGACGGCGTTCACCGACACGGGGCTGTCCGCCGGGACCGCGTACCGCTACACCGTGGCGGCCGTCGACGGATCGGGGGCGGTCGGTACCGTCTCGGCCGCGGTGACGGCGACCACGACCGGCGGGACGGGCGGCGGCGCCTGCTACACGGCGACCAACTACGCCCAGGTGGCGGCGGGCAGGGCGCACACCACGGGCGGCTATGTGTACGCGAACGGGTCCGAGCAGAACATGGGCCTGTACAACGTGTTCGTCACGCACACCCTGCGGGAGTCACCGGCGGGCTACTTCGTGATCGCCGACACCGGCTGCACCGCGTAG
- a CDS encoding MBL fold metallo-hydrolase encodes MTQVTEHGGGVWSIKVPIPDNPLGHTLVHVLDTGRGPVLIDTGWDDPEAWDTLVAGLSTVGVAITDIHGVVITHHHPDHHGLSGQVRESSGAWIAMHAADTAIVRRTRESEPGTWLTYLATKLTAVGAPEEHLAPLRAARATGRMRTLPGLRAALPDREIVPGELLDLAGRRLRAVWTPGHTPGHVCLHLEEDHPANLPGRGRLFSGDHLLPGISPHIGLYEDPDDATVTDPLGDYLDSLERIGRLGVAEVLPAHQHAFPDAARRVQELLDHHEERLTGLLALLATPLTPWQLAERMEWNRPWEQIPHGSRNIAVSEAEAHVRRLVKLGRAEAMTGSDPVTYVAV; translated from the coding sequence ATGACACAGGTGACCGAGCACGGCGGCGGCGTGTGGTCCATCAAGGTCCCCATCCCGGACAACCCGCTCGGCCACACTCTGGTGCACGTCCTGGACACCGGCCGCGGCCCGGTGCTGATCGACACCGGCTGGGACGACCCGGAGGCCTGGGACACCCTGGTCGCGGGCCTCAGCACCGTCGGAGTCGCCATCACCGACATCCATGGCGTGGTCATCACCCACCACCACCCCGACCACCACGGCCTCTCCGGCCAGGTCCGCGAATCATCCGGGGCGTGGATCGCGATGCACGCCGCGGACACCGCGATCGTGCGCCGCACCCGCGAGTCCGAACCGGGCACCTGGCTCACCTACCTGGCGACGAAACTCACCGCGGTCGGCGCCCCCGAGGAGCACCTCGCCCCACTGCGCGCCGCCCGCGCCACCGGCCGGATGCGCACCCTGCCCGGCCTGCGCGCCGCACTCCCGGACCGCGAGATCGTCCCCGGCGAACTGCTCGACCTGGCGGGCCGCCGGCTCCGGGCGGTCTGGACACCGGGCCACACCCCCGGCCATGTCTGCCTGCATCTGGAGGAGGACCACCCGGCGAACCTGCCCGGTCGCGGCCGGCTCTTCTCCGGCGACCATCTGCTGCCCGGGATCAGCCCGCACATCGGGCTGTACGAGGACCCGGACGATGCGACCGTCACCGACCCGCTGGGCGACTATCTCGACTCGCTGGAGCGCATCGGCCGGCTGGGGGTCGCCGAGGTGCTGCCCGCCCACCAGCACGCGTTCCCGGACGCGGCCAGGCGCGTACAGGAACTCCTCGACCACCACGAGGAGCGGCTGACCGGCCTGCTCGCGCTGCTCGCCACCCCGCTCACGCCGTGGCAGCTGGCGGAGCGGATGGAGTGGAACCGGCCGTGGGAGCAGATCCCGCACGGCTCACGGAACATCGCGGTCTCCGAGGCCGAGGCGCACGTCCGCCGACTGGTGAAGCTGGGGCGCGCGGAGGCGATGACGGGGAGCGACCCGGTGACGTACGTCGCCGTGTGA